A stretch of Oncorhynchus mykiss isolate Arlee chromosome 12, USDA_OmykA_1.1, whole genome shotgun sequence DNA encodes these proteins:
- the LOC110537176 gene encoding uncharacterized protein LOC110537176: MSGHVKNMYPQLSISQAASTLLSLLLVAAIDSMNAGIACRNQQCESHIQRSFKLTRLIHMESVDLLKIYKASQGDLSELFCQMPNNIVPDPNISGLDPSERMLSIYSHCKAFLPHLKRVTEQQRDLQPPSSPLLNNLTTAQYRTSGLANQINCIYQTLFPNLPIPLEPVDGPTSIHPSQNVFQQKVYGCVVLKNFKELLSQIRHELRTIKNQMCKSRTFAYTNALF; encoded by the exons ATGAGTGGTCATGTAAAGAATATGTATCCTCAGCTGTCCATATCACAAGCAGCAAGTA CATTGCTCTCCCTGTTACTGGTGGCTGCCATTGATTCAATGAATGCTGGAATAGCATGTAGAAACCAACAATGTGAGAGTCACATACAAAGAAGTTTCAAGCTAACCAGACTCATACATATGGAATCTGTGGACCTCTTAAAAATATAT AAGGCCAGTCAGGGAGACCTGTCAGAGCTGTTCTGCCAGATGCCAAACAACATTGTTCCTGACCCAAACATCTCTGGCCTGGACCCCTCAGAGCGGATGCTGAGCATCTATTCCCACTGTAAGGCTTTCCTACCACACCTGAAGAGAGTCACTGAGCAACAGAGGGACTTACAGCCACCCTCCAGCCCCCTGCTAAACAACCTCACCACTGCCCAGTACCGCACTAGTGGTCTGGCCAACCAAATAAACTGCATTTACCAAACCCTCTTTCCAAACCTGCCCATCCCACTTGAACCTGTAGACGGACCGACATCAATACACCCCTCCCAAAACGTGTTCCAACAGAAGGTCTATGGTTGTGTGGTTCTGAAGAATTTCAAGGAGCTGCTGTCACAGATCAGACATGAACTAAGGACCATAAAGAACCAAATGTGCAAAAGTAGGACATTTGCATACACAAATGCACTGTTCTGA